TATTTACGAATGGTGGAATGCTAATACCCGAAGACCCACGCATGGTTCCGAGAAAGTTAATCGCTTTCACCTTCCAAATCAACCGGAAAGGCTTTCGTCTGGCTCCATGCCTGTGGCGGTGCACCAAACAGAACCTTTGTTCTTGCCCATGTAGCCTTGAAATATTCGCTCTGTCGGTAACGTGCTAAGTCTTCAGCAGCCTCCCAATGGCTAAACGTGCTGAAGACTTCCGGCAAATCGGCATCTTGCCATAATTCCAGATGACGACATCCGGGCATATTTCGAATGACAGGACAGATTTCCTTAAACAATGCCAGAAAGTCGGGGACGGTTTCTGGACGAAAAGTCATCCGCACAATACGAATCAGCATGGCAATAAGGTATTTAAGGAGTGGATGATGTAATTTATGGCTTGGGGTAAAGTACAACTTCTTTCTAAAAACGGTTCGCCCGTCTTTGGAATTTTCGTAAGATTACACGATGCAAGCCATTCCTGTCCATTTAGACATTCCAGAAAATCGTAAGCCACAAGCTGTGTATGCTTTTCAGATGCTTTTAAAGCCATTGGGCCTGACGCCTACCTTTACAGAAGGACAGACAACAGGGCAGATATATTATGGCCCTCTATTGCCCACTGACGATAGAACAGTGCATATACCGTATGTATGGCCGGACAACAACCTCCCCTGCCACTGCTATGTGTGGATTCAGGGCAGGCGCATTCCGGTCGTATATGCCAATAAACATGGTGCTGATTGGGTTGCCTCCGCCTTTTTCTGGCTGGCAGATGTACAAACCTATCTCATAAAGGAACGCGATGCACACGGACGTTTTCGGTATGAATCGTCGTTTCAAGCAAAATGGGGCGAGGAACCATTCCCTTTTGTGGATTATTACCGACTCGCCATCCGGGAAAAACTCCAGCAAATGGGGCTACCAATAGAACCACCTAGCTGGCAAGGGCATCCATTTACCGTTTGTATGACGCACGACATAGACCATCTTTATAAATGGACACTCCGGCGATGGTGGAAGGAGAAACGCCCTATAAAGCCCTTTTTTCAAAGAATAGACGGCTATCAGCGGGGCCTTGAACGACTTTTGGCCGTGGACCGTCGGTACAACTTAAAAGCAACTTGGTTTTTCAAAGCAGGTGCCAATGCACCCGAAGACCATTTTTACCCGCTTCACTCGCCTGCTGTCCAAACATTATTCCAAAGACTCCACCAGAACGGGCACGAAATCGGGTTACATCCAGCGTATTTTAGCCATGCCCATCCAGCTTTTTTCCGAAGCGAGGCCGAATACCTACGAAAACATACGCCTCACAAAAACACAAGCGTTCGGCAACACTATCTACGATGGGATGCCCATCAAACCCCAAATATTCAACAATTAAATGGCTTTGTATTGGATGCCGGGCTCAGTTTTGTAGATCGCGACGGATTTCGGAATGGCACTTGTTTTCCATTTCTTCTTTATGACCACCTAAACAACAAGCCCACGACTGTATGGGAAGTACCCTTGTGCCTACACGACACCACCTTGATGCAATACAGGGCACTCACAGCCCATGCAGCACTCGAAAGAACAAAGACATGGCTGGAGATAACGAAAAATCTGAATGGCATTTTGGTGGGCTTGTGGCATAACGTAATTTATGACCAAGACGAGTATCCGGATTGGGCCACCCACTTCGAGGAGTCTGCCGAAGCATTCAGCCTTTCTGGTGCGTGGTGTACTACTCTAAACGACGCCTTAACATATTTTACAAATACTTAGCCTCCTTTTATGTTGCGTGCAGCCCTTCTTGTTTTTGCCAAAGAACCTATTCCTGGAGCGGTCAAAACCCGTTTGACTACTTTGCTTACGCCCGATGAAGCGGCAAGCCTTTATGCTGCTTTCCTGAAGGATGCTTGGTCTCAATATCAGAAAATAGAGGCCGACCTGCGCCTGTATGTGCCCCCCCCTATGAAGCCTGGAAGCGAATGGATACCCAAACAAGCACCCATATTTACCCAACAAGGATCTGGCCTCGGCGAGCGGATGTTGATGGCTTTTCTCGAAACCTTCAAGGCTGGATACGAACGGATTGTCATTGTGGGGACAGACCATCCTACGCTCCCAGATGATTTTTTGGAGATGGCTTTCGAAGCCCTAAACGAGCGGTATAGTATGGTGATTGGACCCAGCGAAGACGGGGGGTATTATCTTTTGGGCATGAACGAATGGTATCCCGAAGCCTTCGAATTGATGCACTATAGCCACCCAGATGTCTTCAAACAAACCCTTGCACGAATCGAAACAACAGAAGCGTCACTTTCCATTTTACCAAAGTGGTATGATGTAGATACACCCCAAGATTTGGTTCGGCTTAAAGCAGATTTAAAAAATCTTCCGGAAAATGTTGCACAAAATACACGCCATTTTGTCCAAATCTTGACCAAGAACTATCCGCAAGTGCTGTAATCTCTTTTAAAATTTCCGGAAGCGCTTCTGGTGACCTATGTTCCTCTAATTTCTTTATTTATTATGTCAACTACTCGTCTCTTGACCCTCGAACAGTTTATCGTAGATCGTCAGGATGCCGTCACGGGTTCTACAGGGGCTTTTTCGCGCCTTATCCGTGACATCAGCATTGCTGCAAAGATTGTACAGCGGGATGTTCGCCGTGCCGGATTGGTGGATATTCTCGGAGCCTCTGGCGAAACCAATGTTCAGGGCGAAATTCAGCAAAAGTTAGACCGACTTGCCCACCAGGAGTTTGTTAAGGCATTAGAACGCGGTGGCGAATGCTGCTTGATTGGCTCGGAAGAACATGCCGAAGCCATTCCACTTCGTCCGGCCAGCGGGGCAAAAGCAGGACGTTATATTGTGCTCATGGATCCATTAGACGGTTCAACCAATATAGATGTAAACGTTTCAATCGGAACCATTTTCAGCATCTTTCGCTTGCCCGAGGGGGCTGAAAGTCCTGAACTGGAGCATGCCCTTCAACCGGGTGTCAATCAGGTGGCAGCAGGGTATATCTTATATGGTTCTTCGGTGATGTTGGTATATACCACTGGAAATGGTGTAAATGGTTTTACGTTAGATCCTTCAATTGGCGAATTCATCTTGTCTCATCCCAATATGCGGGTTCCAGAGATCGGAAAAATATACTCGATTAATGAAGGAAACTATCATTCTTGGCCATTGGGACTTAAAAAGTACATTAAATGGGTTCAGGAAGAAGCCCCAGATGGCACACGGCCTTATATCGCACGTTATATCGGTTCATTTGTAGCAGACTTTCACCGTAACTTAATCAAGGGTGGGGTTTATATTTATCCTGCCGATACCCGTAGTCCTGCTGGTAAACTTCGGCTGATGTACGAGGCCAATCCTATGGCATTTCTCATCGAACAGGCAGGTGGGCGAGCAACCGATGGGCATCGCCGAATTTTGGAAATTCAGCCCAAGATGTTGCACCAACGCACCCCTGTATATATTGGAACCGACCAGATGGTGCGCGACGTGGAAGAGTCTATTCGGGTTTGGGGCAATATTCATTAAGCAAAGTGACAAAGCTGCACATGAAATCAGCGTCAAAGCACACGAATGCCTTGCCAAGACCCGCTTTATTCCGTATTTTGTGGGTCTTGCTTACGGGAAGTAGCGCAGTCCGGTAGCGCACCAGCATGGGGTGCTGGGGGTCGCAGGTTCAAATCCTGTCTTCCCGACATAAATAAAAAAATGACTCGGTCTTGTTTTTTGGGGCCGAGCTTTTTTTATTTTATATTGACGCTAAACGTGCCCCCAAAACCCTCCTTTTTTACCAGACCCTGTTGAATATGGATCAACCGGATAATATCACCGGAAATGTATTCGCCGACGACTTCCGGCGCATACGTGAGTCCCGTAAAATCTCCATTGCGGAGTTGAGCCGTACCACCCTGGTGACAGCAGACATTTTGGAAGAATTTGAACGAAGCGCTCTTTTAGGTCATCCTCGGTTTAATACCGTCTATCTGAAAGCATTTGTTCGAACCTTGGCCGAAGCGCTGAATATTCCCAAAGAAGTAGCGGTATCGAGTTTGGAAGAGATGCTACAGGGTCAGTACTCAGGTGCTTTGAAAGGGTTTATCAACCCGGAATCTGTGGTAATTCGGTCTGCGCCAGCCCCTAAAGCAACGGCTAAAACGGAGCCCCTTCCCGAGGCGCCGACAAAAACCTTGACAGAAACACCAACCAAACCCATTGAGGAAAAAGCCGTTCCCACAAAAGCCCGCAAACCCTCCAAATCGCGTGTAGAAAAAGAAAAAACCATAGAAACACCGCTTGATTTATCCGTTGATCTTCCAAATCCTTTACCAGGCCCGGAGTCCAGCGGAGAACTTCCGGCGGCTCCCTCCCTAGAACCCGAATCAGAAAACTTGGCACCAGAGGCAAAGGAACCCATAAACCCGGTAAAACTAAGCATTCCACCTCCAACACCCAAGGAGCCTATCAGTACAGCGAGCAGTACCGTTCCCAAGACCCAGCCGATTGTTTTTGATGATACCCGTGGTATTCGCCCGCCTTCTCCCCCCATCCGAAGTTTAGAACCAGAATCGGATGGCATCAACTGGTTTAAAATTTTGGTTCCGATTGCTGTTTTAGCAGTATTGGGAGTCTTTGTATGGTTTATTTATAGTGAATGGAACTCGGCTGAAAGCGAAAGTCTTTTAGCCGACTCGAATACCGCCAGTACAACCCAAGAGCCGACCACCAGTCCTCATACCAATACGACTGTTGATACCAATGCCTCTACGCCTTCTGCAAACGGCAAGGCGCTTGCGGATAGCTTCATGGTTTCGATTTTGTCTATAGATAAGCCGATTTCGGGTATGAAGTTGACGCCAGATACCAAACCACGTTTCCCCGTTTGGGTGGAACTAGGAGACACATTGGAGTTGAAGCTTAAAAATCAGCCACTCTACGTGAAGCAATCGCTTAAATTGGAAGGGGGGCTTCAAAATGCACGTGTTATGGTGCAAGGAAAAGCCTTTGCCATCCCCGGCGCCGATTCGCTTCAGGTTGTGACGCTTAGCCGCGATATGATTACAAAACTGATCAGCCAATAAATCCAAAGACATCACCCATATCAAGCGTAGGGCAACTTTGTTCTGCGCTTGATATTTTCAACGAATGGAACATCTAGCTTTAACCTATTCCATACTCCATCAGATTTCCGAAATGGAGATTCAGGATCTTTCGCATGACGAAGCAGCACAATTGGCCCAAACGTTGGCGGTGGTTTTACACGCGCATAGCCATCGGTATTATGTCTTGGACCAACCCATCATTGCAGATGCCGAGTATGACCGCTTGTTTCGGGCATTGCAGGCCATTGAAGCCCATTTCCCATCGCTTCAAACACCGGACTCGCCGACCCAGCGCGTGGGTGGAGCAGTCTTAGATGGTTTTCAGAAGCACCAGCACCCACAAGCGCTGCTTAGCCTCGGAAACGTATTCTCGGAGGGTGATTTACGGGCATGGTACGACCGTTGTATAAAAGGTTTGCTGCCCGTTTTTGGTGTCACCCAACCCGAATTGCTCGTGGAGTTAAAAATTGATGGCTTGGCCATTGCGCTGACCTATGAAAAAGGACACTTGGTAATGGGAGCCACACGAGGAGATGGGCAAACCGGGGAAAATGTAACGGAAAATATACGAACTATTCGCAGTATTCCACTACAAATACCTGTTTATGAAATCATAAATTTACCTCCAATTCCAGACCGTATCGAAGTACGGGGCGAGGTTTATATGCGTAAATCAGATTTTCAGAAGTATAATGAACGTCTTCTTGCCGAACAAAAACCGCCGATTGCCAATCCTCGAAACGGTGCTGCGGGTAGCCTACGGCAATTGGACTCCAAAATGACTGCGAAGCGGCCTCTTAGCTTCTTTTGTTACGGAATTGGACCTGTTTCTGGCGAATTGCCAGACGGACTTTTCGAAATGGAGGAACAGTTAGCGGCTTGGGGCTTTCCGGTGAATCCGCACAAAGCACGATGTTCGGATTTGGAGGCAGTTGTGGATATGATTCAAAAATGGACCAACCAACGCGAAGCCTTAGACTATGAGATTGATGGCTTGGTGATTAAAATTAATCGTTTTGATCATCAACAAGCGCTTGGTTTTGTGTCTAATGCGCCTCGTTGGGCCGTGGCCTATAAATTCCCTTCTTTGGAAGTAACCACGCGCCTCGAAAACATTGAGCTGAGCATTGGTCGAACAGGCGTGGTAAAGCCCGTTGCCCTCTTAACACCCGTCTCCATCGGTGGCGTGGTCGTTTCACGAGCTACTTTGCACAATGAGGACTATATCGTTAGCCGAGATATCCGAATTGGAGACACGGTTCTGATCAAGCGAGCCGGAGATGTCATTCCCCAAGTGGTTCAAGCCATCATAGAGGCACGCACTGGCGCAGAGCAGGCTTGGGATTTCAAAAATGCCTGCACGGCTGCTGGCCTCCCTGTTCAGCGGTATGAAGGTGAGGCAGACTATTACACCACTCTTACCAACACACCCGAACAGCTAACGGCAGCCATAGAACATTTTACGGGCCGCGAGGCTATGGATATTGAGGGACTTGGTGGAAAAATGGCCGCGCTTTTGGTAGAAAAAGGGTTAGTGAAAGCATTACCGGATTTGTACCACCTTAAGAAAGACGATCTGTTGGCCCTTCCGGCTTTTGCGGAAAAGAAAGCACAAAACCTATTAGACGGTATAGAAGCATCCAAAAACCGTAGTTTAGCCCGTCTTATCTGGGCACTTGGCATCCGCTTTGTCGGTCAAACCACAGGGCAACTCTTGGTTCCCCACATTGAATCCTTAGAAAAACTTTTGGTGACTACCCCCGCAGACCTACAAACCATTGAAGGTATTGGGCCTAAAATTGCTGAAAGTATCGCATCTTGGAGCGCTACGCCTCAGAATATTGCGTTGGTACACGCATTAAAAGAAGTGGGGGTTCGTACCGAAAGAATGCCAGAGGAAGCGGCTAAACCCATTACCGCCGATTTGCCGCTGGCCGGAAAAACATTTGTCATTACGGGTACATTGCCAACAATGGGACGAACCGAGGCCGCACAACGCATCCAACAGGCAGGAGGAAAAGTTACCGATAGCGTGAGCAAAAAAACCCATTATTTAGTGGCTGGCGAAAATGCAGGGTCCAAATTGGAGAAAGCGCAAAAACTGCAAATCGTAGTCTTAGATGAGGCACAATTTTTACAGATGATTGAGATACCTGCCCCTGAAAAGCCGTAAATGATGCTACGCATCAGGGCAGAAGTAACTTATAAAGGCGGGCTATTTTTCAATAAACCGAAAGTAGCCCGCCCGTAGATTTGACTTCATCGTACCCACTCCTTCTCAAGGACGAACGGGGTTTTCTTTTCGTCGGAAAGGGTAATCATATCAGCAGAAGTAGGACGACTCCGGAAGGGATCCGGAAAAATCATCCGCGCACTGCGATCATAAGAAATATAGTTCCATAACCAATCAAAAAAAACCAGCAAGCGATTACGAAACCCTACCAAGTACATCAGGTGAACAAAAAGCCAAGCCAGCCAAGCGCCAAAACCTTTTGCTCGAAAACCCCAAGGCGTTTCTGCAACAGCAGCATTACGACCAATGGTGGCCATGATGCCTTTATCAAAGTACCGATAAGGCTGGGTTGGGAGATGATGTATCAATGCGTTCAGTTGTAGGGCCACATGTTTCCCCGCCTGAATGGCATTTGGAGCCAATTGTGGATGCAGGTTCCCGTTTTCATCGGTACTGGCGGCCATATCCCCAATCACAAATACATTTGGATCATCAGGAAGGCTTAAGTCAGGCCGCACCTCTATGCGCCCAGCAGCACCTTGTTTTACACCCATCAAATCTGCAAGTGGATTAACCCGAATGCCTGCAGCCCAGATAAGGGTTGCTGTTGGAAGGCGCTCTCCCGTGTGTAGCAACACGTCATTGGCCGATACACGCACCACCTTGGTCCCTTGATAAACTTGAACGCCCCGTCGTTTTAGTTCTGCTACAGTATAGTTGCGATATCGTTCATTAAACGCATTCAACAAATGCGAACTGGCCTCGATCAGTGATACTTTTGCACGGTGAATGGGCAAGTGGGGAAAATCTTTTTTCAACACCATTTCAAACAATTCAACAAGCGCACCCGCCATTTCCACTCCGGTAGGCCCTCCCCCAACAACCACAAAATGCAACAAGCCATCATCGTACCGATCGGCATAAAGATTTGCTTCTTCAAAAACGGATAAGACGTGGCTGCGCAGTACCATCGCGTCTTGCATGGTTTTAAGGGTAAAAGCATGTTCGGCCACGCCCGGAATGCCAAAAAAATTATTGGTTGCTCCTGCTGCTAAAACCAAATAATCGTATGAACACGTGAATCCCGTTTCCAAAGTAATTTTCTTATCGGATCGGTTCACGGCAATCACTTTGCCCAACACAAAATCTACATTCTTCTGCCGCTGGAGCATACTCCGGATACTTCTTCCGATGCTTTCAGGCTCCAAACCAGCCGTTGCAACCTGATATAATAATGGTTGGAAGGTGTGGTAATTGTTCTGGTCAATGAGGCGGACTTCTACGGGGGCGTTTCTCAAAGCACGTACAACGGCGAGGCCGCCAAATCCAGCACCAATGACGGCGACAATGGGCTTGCGAATCGGTTTGGGTTTCATATGAGGAATGGGGTTTGGTTTGGGCCACATACGAATTATGGGGCAAATTTGTTTTTTTTGCAAACCTTTTCTACTTGAATATTTCACATCATAAAGATTGGTTTAGTACTCAATACAAGAACTGTCTATAGACATGTTACCCGCCCTTCTTTGGTAAGTGGGAAGGCGGATATCGCGATATTGTTCAAACATCGCTCAGAATCAAGTTTTCTTATGAGAGATTGTAAAAAAACTCTTTTTTTGCTTGTGTAATTAAGATCGGTTCCGATTTATATTAGGCAGCCTTCTCGACTAAACATCTATGGATAATGAAAACCCTTTTACCGATTATACTGGCCTTTTACGGTTGTTGTATAACCGTCTGGGGGCAGACCAGACAGCCCAGCACCATCAACAAAACCCCTCAACCATACGAATTGGCAGCGCAATTATGTGAACGGGGGATGGAAAAACTTTTTGAAGGGAATGAAGTTGGTGCATTGGCAGCATTTAACGAAGCCCTGAAAAAAGATTCGACTTTCTCCCGTGCCTACCACCTAAGGGGAGAATTACGCCTAAAACAAGGAGCCTTAGAGGAGGCTTTGCATGACCTGAATCGCGCCATTTCGTTCGTGGGCGATTATCCTGACTATTTTTATGCCCGTGCCAATATTCAAACGCAAAGAAAGGCATATACAGAAGCCATCTCCGATTATACCAAGGTGTTAACGCTTCGGCCCAACTATCCAGAGGCCATCTTAGATCGGGCCATTGCCAAATTAGAATATGGGGATGTCTCAGGTGGATGCGCCGATATCGCACTTGCAGAGCAATTAGGCCTAAAAGACCGTGCCCTAAAAGAAAAACATTGCGCTATGCAAAAAAACTAATGTAAAACCCTAACCACCTGAGACTTAACTTATATCATGTACGGGGTTTTATTCTATCAGAGAAAGGGCCTAAAACGTAACCACTATTTGCCACATCACACAACCCAACATTCAAAAAGAACGGCGCACCCTATGTAATGAGTACGCCGTTTATGTGGACCCCCATGCCACATAGCCGTAACACGGCATTTCGTATCAAGAAGGAACGTTCTTTGTGACCCGAATTTTCGGGGATAGCACAATTTCCGACTTAACTGACCGGGAAATAAGGCATGCTTTTTCGGCTTTTTCCAAAATGCGTTGCGCCTTTTCTACCTGAGCCTCCGAGGTCAACTCAATTTCGGGGCGAAGAACTACTTGGGTGATCGCAAAGCCTCCTAAGCCATCTTTTTCCAACTTCCCAACTGCATTACAGCCAAAAGAAGTAAAATCCAACCTACTATTTTCAGCGATGGCAAGAAATGTAGTCATCAGACAACTACTTAGGGCAGCCACAAACAGGTGTTCTGGCGACCAAATACCAACTTCGCCTTTTGTAAATTCTGGCGGAGTGGCTACCTCAATTAGTTCCGACAATACGGGCGAGGTCAGTAACCCCTTCCGGTCATGCGTCCAAGAAACGTCCACTTCATATAAATGATGTACATCCATCATGGCAGATCACTCGTTTCGTTTTGAGTAGAATGTAATGCAGGATAGTAGGGCTGTTTATCCTAAAAAAACCTTTTCACCTGTATATATTTATCGTACATGGGTAAGGCCACAACTGTCACGGAAGGGCAATTTTGCCTTATTTTACAGAATTCCTTTTCCACATCAACTTCGGCGTATATGCGAAAAAAAATCGGATTTTGGCTGGCTACTATACTGCTTTCGACTGCACCCTCTTTTGCACAACCAGTATTTGAAATCTCATTTTCTAAAACACTGTCTCTGGAGCCTTTGGATGGACGGATTATTTTGATGTTTACCAAAGACAATACATCAGAACCCAAGTCACAGGTGAGATGGGGCCTGAATGCCATACCCATCTTTGGGAAAAATGCAGAAAGTTGGCGCCCCAATCAGCCACAAGTCATAGACCATACGATTTTCGGATACCCCTACGAAAGCCTGAAGGACCTACCTGCCGGCGAGTACTATGTACAAGCCGCACTGAACCGCTATGAAACTTTTAACCTAAAAACCGGGCACCAGGTTAAATTACCCCGTTCATGGGATGCGGGCCAAAATTGGAGAAAGGAACCAGGAAATTTGTTTTCCAAGCCCCAAAAATTGCGTATTGACCCTACAAAGAAACAGATTATCCGACTAAATCTTACCGAAATCAACCCAGAAATCACGCCGCCAAAAGACACCCCTTATATCCGCCACATTAAAATCCAAAGCAAACTGCTAACAGAGTTTTGGGGACGTCCTATGTATTTGGGGGCACATGTTTTGGTTCCGGAAGGGTTCGATGCGCATCCGGAAGCACGCTATCCGCTGATGTTGTTTCATGGCCATTTCCCCGCAGATTTTGGAGGATTCCGGACATCAGCCCCTGACCCAAGCCTGATTTGTGCATATAGCGAACGATTCCGGTTAGACTGTTATAACCGAATAGAACAACAAGAAGCCTACAATTTTTATCAGAAGTGGATTAGCAAAGATTTCCCCCGTTATCTGGTCGTGGAAATTCAACATGCAAACCCTTACTACGACGATTCATACGCCGTCAATTCTGCAAATTTAGGCCCCTACGGAGACGCCATTATGACAGAACTACTTCCGGCCATCGAGCAGAAGTTTCGTGGCATTGGCGAAGGCTGGGCACGTTTTACCTATGGTGGCTCTACTGGGGGCTGGGAGGCTTTGGCTGCACAAGTCTTTTACCCAGAAGCCTTCAACGGTGCTTTCGCAGCCTGTCCGGACCCGGTGGACTTCCGTGCATATACGCTCGTCAACCTATATGAAGACAAAAATGCTTACACTTGGCACGGTCCACACCGCGAAATAGAAAAACCGGGCTATCGCAATTATTTAGGAGAAGTCACCGCCACAGTCCGAGATCAAAACCATTATGAACTGGTTTTAGGAGACAAATCCCGCTCTGGCGATCAGTGGGACATCTGGGAAGCAGTTTATTCTCCACAGGGTTCCGATGGCTATCCCAAACGCATTTTTGATAAAAAAACTGGCAAAATAAACCCAGAAGTCGCTGCTTACTGGCGAGAAAATTACGACTTAAGACATATCATGGAACGGGACTGGGCTAAACTCGGCCCTAAATTACAAGGAAAGATCCACCTCTACTGCGGCGATATGGACAATTATTATTTGAATAATGCGGTGTACTTGATGGAGGACTTTTTGCGCAACCGCACCCAGAACCCCAAATCGGATGCTGTCATTGCTTATGGCGATCGTGCAGAACATTGCTGGAACGGCGATCCTGAGAATCCAAATGCCATCAGCCGTCTTCGCTACAATTGGCAATACCTGCCCATGATTCTAAAACGCATCGAAGATTCAGCACCACCGGGCGCAGATGTGCGGAGCTGGCGATACTAAATTCCCTAACCATATAAGAAGCTCTACGACAACACAGAAGTCTTAGGAAAAGGTTGGTATCAAAAAATTTGGAACCAATTACAGCGCCACATCCTCCAACCGTTGTGCGGCCATGGCCTTTCCGTACAGGTTCAAGATTTTATCCGATCATCCAAATATCCGGCAATGTACCAAACTTAGCGGTGAGGCTTTTTCCTTCACCTCCGCCGAGGTGTAGGGCCTGTATTTTTTGGATAGCTCCGTTTGGTAGGTAAAAGTCAGGTGGAAAAGGGGTACCTTTCAAAAATGCCCATAGACATTACGATGCACCTTAGATGAGGGGAAATCTTTACTTACCATTGAGAAAAGCTCCGTAGGAGCGACATCATACGAGAATCCAGCAGGCCGCATAAAATGTGAAAGAGGTGTTCACGAGGTAATTTGGAAAGTTTTGAAATGCACTCGTGGAAAAGTGTGTCGGTACACATCGTTTTGGGGTTATAAAGCCAACACACGCGATGCAAAAACCAAAGAAGACAGGTGTGGATAAGTTTAGGCTACAATTTTGGGCAATTGTGAATACAAAAATGCCGAAAAAAGCCCGAAACCATTAGGCTCCGGGCTTTAGAAAAAGAAGCAGATGTGGGCTTATTTCACCAACATCACCTTTTGCATTCCGCTGAAGTTCTCACCCATCAGACGCACAAAATACGCACCGCTTTGTAAGGTACTGCCATTCAGTTGGATGGTTTGGAGCGTATTGGCTTCTGGCACGCCTTGGTACAAGACCGAAATTTGTTGTCCCAACGCATTGAACAGCGTCATGGTAACGGCTTGTTTTTGGGCAACGGCAAAGGTGAGCGTGGTTTGCGGATTAAACGGGTTGGGATACGCGGGATTCATCACAAACGTACCCGGAACTTCTACCGAAACAGTGACCTGTTTGCTGTATTTTACCCCGCCGTCTTTGTCCACACTTTTCAAGCGGAAGTAGTGTGTACCCACTTGCAAGCCTTGTATGGCTTGGGTATAGGAACGTACATCCGTACTGGAGCCTGCTGCTTGTACGGTGGCCACGGTTTTCCACGCGCCATCTACCAAGTGTTGCACCTCGAATA
Above is a genomic segment from Bacteroidetes Order II. bacterium containing:
- a CDS encoding antibiotic biosynthesis monooxygenase encodes the protein MLIRIVRMTFRPETVPDFLALFKEICPVIRNMPGCRHLELWQDADLPEVFSTFSHWEAAEDLARYRQSEYFKATWARTKVLFGAPPQAWSQTKAFPVDLEGESD
- a CDS encoding polysaccharide deacetylase family protein; the protein is MQAIPVHLDIPENRKPQAVYAFQMLLKPLGLTPTFTEGQTTGQIYYGPLLPTDDRTVHIPYVWPDNNLPCHCYVWIQGRRIPVVYANKHGADWVASAFFWLADVQTYLIKERDAHGRFRYESSFQAKWGEEPFPFVDYYRLAIREKLQQMGLPIEPPSWQGHPFTVCMTHDIDHLYKWTLRRWWKEKRPIKPFFQRIDGYQRGLERLLAVDRRYNLKATWFFKAGANAPEDHFYPLHSPAVQTLFQRLHQNGHEIGLHPAYFSHAHPAFFRSEAEYLRKHTPHKNTSVRQHYLRWDAHQTPNIQQLNGFVLDAGLSFVDRDGFRNGTCFPFLLYDHLNNKPTTVWEVPLCLHDTTLMQYRALTAHAALERTKTWLEITKNLNGILVGLWHNVIYDQDEYPDWATHFEESAEAFSLSGAWCTTLNDALTYFTNT
- a CDS encoding TIGR04282 family arsenosugar biosynthesis glycosyltransferase; amino-acid sequence: MLRAALLVFAKEPIPGAVKTRLTTLLTPDEAASLYAAFLKDAWSQYQKIEADLRLYVPPPMKPGSEWIPKQAPIFTQQGSGLGERMLMAFLETFKAGYERIVIVGTDHPTLPDDFLEMAFEALNERYSMVIGPSEDGGYYLLGMNEWYPEAFELMHYSHPDVFKQTLARIETTEASLSILPKWYDVDTPQDLVRLKADLKNLPENVAQNTRHFVQILTKNYPQVL
- the fbp gene encoding class 1 fructose-bisphosphatase codes for the protein MSTTRLLTLEQFIVDRQDAVTGSTGAFSRLIRDISIAAKIVQRDVRRAGLVDILGASGETNVQGEIQQKLDRLAHQEFVKALERGGECCLIGSEEHAEAIPLRPASGAKAGRYIVLMDPLDGSTNIDVNVSIGTIFSIFRLPEGAESPELEHALQPGVNQVAAGYILYGSSVMLVYTTGNGVNGFTLDPSIGEFILSHPNMRVPEIGKIYSINEGNYHSWPLGLKKYIKWVQEEAPDGTRPYIARYIGSFVADFHRNLIKGGVYIYPADTRSPAGKLRLMYEANPMAFLIEQAGGRATDGHRRILEIQPKMLHQRTPVYIGTDQMVRDVEESIRVWGNIH
- a CDS encoding helix-turn-helix domain-containing protein; protein product: MDQPDNITGNVFADDFRRIRESRKISIAELSRTTLVTADILEEFERSALLGHPRFNTVYLKAFVRTLAEALNIPKEVAVSSLEEMLQGQYSGALKGFINPESVVIRSAPAPKATAKTEPLPEAPTKTLTETPTKPIEEKAVPTKARKPSKSRVEKEKTIETPLDLSVDLPNPLPGPESSGELPAAPSLEPESENLAPEAKEPINPVKLSIPPPTPKEPISTASSTVPKTQPIVFDDTRGIRPPSPPIRSLEPESDGINWFKILVPIAVLAVLGVFVWFIYSEWNSAESESLLADSNTASTTQEPTTSPHTNTTVDTNASTPSANGKALADSFMVSILSIDKPISGMKLTPDTKPRFPVWVELGDTLELKLKNQPLYVKQSLKLEGGLQNARVMVQGKAFAIPGADSLQVVTLSRDMITKLISQ
- the ligA gene encoding NAD-dependent DNA ligase LigA → MEHLALTYSILHQISEMEIQDLSHDEAAQLAQTLAVVLHAHSHRYYVLDQPIIADAEYDRLFRALQAIEAHFPSLQTPDSPTQRVGGAVLDGFQKHQHPQALLSLGNVFSEGDLRAWYDRCIKGLLPVFGVTQPELLVELKIDGLAIALTYEKGHLVMGATRGDGQTGENVTENIRTIRSIPLQIPVYEIINLPPIPDRIEVRGEVYMRKSDFQKYNERLLAEQKPPIANPRNGAAGSLRQLDSKMTAKRPLSFFCYGIGPVSGELPDGLFEMEEQLAAWGFPVNPHKARCSDLEAVVDMIQKWTNQREALDYEIDGLVIKINRFDHQQALGFVSNAPRWAVAYKFPSLEVTTRLENIELSIGRTGVVKPVALLTPVSIGGVVVSRATLHNEDYIVSRDIRIGDTVLIKRAGDVIPQVVQAIIEARTGAEQAWDFKNACTAAGLPVQRYEGEADYYTTLTNTPEQLTAAIEHFTGREAMDIEGLGGKMAALLVEKGLVKALPDLYHLKKDDLLALPAFAEKKAQNLLDGIEASKNRSLARLIWALGIRFVGQTTGQLLVPHIESLEKLLVTTPADLQTIEGIGPKIAESIASWSATPQNIALVHALKEVGVRTERMPEEAAKPITADLPLAGKTFVITGTLPTMGRTEAAQRIQQAGGKVTDSVSKKTHYLVAGENAGSKLEKAQKLQIVVLDEAQFLQMIEIPAPEKP